A stretch of DNA from Schizosaccharomyces osmophilus chromosome 2, complete sequence:
GAATCCAGATGATGATTTCAGCGTACCCCGATCTACCAAatcatattcaaaaaaaacaattgttaTATTTGCGACCATGGTTTGCTTAATGTCAGTTATTGTTTGTCTGGTAGTCTTTTTGCCTATAATATTCTTCTTAATCATTCCGAGTGCCAGGCTCCAAGGTGAACATTTGGCTTCAAGAAAGAACGTCTCATCACCCATTTCTGTTAAAAGCGATGAAGCTGATAACCAAATTGACACAGTTGACAATATTGTCCCAATTCCAGAATACGCAAGGCGTACATTATTAGATCCTACTATATGGTTAGACAAAACGGATTTCAATACTACGTTTACAGAAGGAATGGTCGGAAACCTTAGCGTTATGGGGCTTTACGATACTTATGATGATACGGTTCAAGCAAATCCCTCAGTTCCTCCTTTAAATAAACCGTTTCCGTATGGAGAAGTCCCAATCCGTGGCGTTAATCTTGGAGGTTGGCTTTCAATGGAGCCGTTTATCActccttctttctttagaGTCAATAATGGAACACACAACATATTACGTGATGAGTTAAGTTTGCATGAGTATCTTCGGGAAAATGCATCAAGAGTTATAGAAGAACACTACAGTACGTTTGTAACTAAAAGGACGCTTGAAGAAGTTCGTGAAGCAGGACTAGATCATGTACGTATTACTTTTCCCTATTGGATTTTGCACGAGGATTCAAACGCGACGAGTGTTTCTGGGATCGGCTGGCGTTATTTGTTGCGAGTAATTGAATGGGCTCGTTCCCAGGGTTTACGTGTCAACTTGGACCTTCATGCAGCACCAGGAAATCAAAATTCTTGGAATCATGGTGGTTACTTGAATCAGCTTAATTGGCTTGTTGGACCCGAAGGAAACCAAAACGCTAACCGTACATTGAAAATACATGAGCAACTTTCAACCTTCTTTTCCCAAGAAAGGTACCGAAATGTTGTTACTATCTACGGATTATTGAACGAGCCAAACTCTTTCGTTATCGATCGTAAGCTAATAAATGATTGGCATAAAAAAGCATACAAAATCGTCAGATCTGCTAATCCCCGTGCTTTAATATCTGTAGGCGACGGCTTTCGAGGACCAGGAGACtgggaagaagaatttgacccttttcattttccgAATGTGCTCATTGATGCACATAGATACACTATTTTTAATGACTTCCTTATTGGCTTACCTTATAAGAATAAACTTAACATTGTTTGTAACTCATGGAGAGAAGAGGTAGAACAAAAGGCAAAGCTTCCAACAATTGTTGGCGAATGGAGTTTGGCCGACACCGATTGTGCAGAGTTTTTGAATAACGTGGGTGAGGGCGCCAGATGGGATGGAACATTTTCGCCAAGTGGAAATCTTCAGTGTTGCCCTTCACAAAAAGATTGCACTTGTTCGTTTGCAAACGCTGACCCTGGTAGCTACTCAAAGGAGTATCGTGAAGAGCTTTACAATTTTGCTACCGCACAAATGGAAACTTTTGACAAAACTTGGGGCTGGTTTTATTGGAATTGGGATACAGAGAATGCTACACAGTGGAGTTATAAGAAGTCTCGAGCTGCAGGATTGTTGCCTGAATTGGCATACTCAACTGATCGAGCATTCAACTGCAGCATGTTGAAGACTTCTTTCACGTCTACATAGGATGACCTGGATaacttttcgtttttctttttgttttattccATATATTTTGACAAGCAtattttgagaaaaaagagataaTTTACTTATAAATATGTATAGCCCCCTTATGTATAGTTAGATAGAAAATTAGAAGCTCTAAAAGtcatattatttattatctTTTAAGATCATTACAAAATATTCTATGAATTCTAGGAGCTAAAGAATACATAATATACAATTGATCAAATTAGCCATATTCTTCCATAATGCGCTGCCGTATTCTTAATCCAGATAACATACGTTTCCATAGCTGAACTCCCATTTTAAAGTCTTGCTTgtagttttcttcttcttgcaTCCATTCTATACCACCTGCAACCTGAAGTAACGCTTCTTTGAACTTTTTCGAAACAACAATGCCGTCGTAGTGAGGTCGAGACATACGTTTATGGAAATCAAAGCTTGTTACAGCACGAGCATAGTCAATTTCTAGCAATTTAGCAGACTTTTCAGCAAAGGCATGAGTAGAATGATAAGCACCATAGGGTAACATATTCGATGTATATAAGTCTATGTTTCCATAAGTATTTTTTGGGACAATATCGGCTACGACAGGCTTAGGTGTATAAAGATCTGTTTGATCTTCACCATACAAAGGAATGGTTCCCTTTGTTTTATCTTTAACGTACTTCAAAGGTTGGACTCTAGGTTTTACGATACGACCTTTGCGATACCAACGGTCAGCAGAAAAAACGAGTTTAACATATTTCCTGGGATAAACTAATTCTACCCCCTTGTTAGTGGATATTCTTCCGCATGATTTCTTGGGTTCAATAACTTCGTTTTTTCGTAGATGTCTTTCAATAGCGAACACCGGATGATCCTTAAGGtcttgaatattttttggaatcCCTTCTGCTTGTTCTAGTCTCAATAATTCTGCATCCTCTATGGCATCACTATCCATATACACATCTTGGGGCTTCTTTAACTTGGATAAAAACATATTTAACCAATCACTACCAAAAGGAACTATTTCAAGTCGATTCCTCATGATACGATAATACCGCGAGGTATACCGCCTCGTAACATCTTTCAGATATCCACCGGAATCAACTGCAAATACATAAGTCATTTGGTTTAATGAATCAGAAGTAGATGGTTCGAAACGGCTTGGTTTACCCACAGAAGAGGCATCACCGAACGGATCAATGCAAACCCATTTCTGCATTGAGGTATTGAATACTTCGGCCCAAAAAACGGgctttgaagaatcaaTAAGTTGTGGCTGATGGAAGCCGGGTGATGCACGAACCacagaagaagatgaaaaactTGGCTTCAGTGTTCTTCTACGTTTCGAAGCCGTTGAATCGGCAGGAGAAGCATTTGGTGAAAAGAGATATTCCAAACTATCTTGAGGAGAGGAATCAGTACTAATTTGCGGACTTTGTCCTTCTGCGGACGCACCAACAAAGCGGAAACTCAGAGtctgtaaagaaaaaaccagACGTGTAGGAACATCTAAACATCGAAGAAGAGAAACGAATAACTGAGAACCTATATCTCGATCACCTTCAAGAGACTTCGCGGCCCTtaaaaagtcttctttGGACACAGGTTCATAACTCAACGTATCATTTTGCAAAGCCCCGTACCAAGGTTTTCGTAGCCCATTCCTGATAAGTTTAAACTGACGCTTCCAAATTTCAGTTAGCACAACTAAAGCCTGgagaaagcttttgtttcgGATCATTTGAGATTTCTGGGATGAGCAGTGTAGAGACGCTTTTACGCCTGGTGGTACAAGCCTGGcaagattttttaaaatcttATCATTGCACCATGAATTCCGAATACACAGATGGTAGGTAAGACAGAGTAGGTgcatttgatgaatttgcAGACGGATTTTTCGGTCGGCTGCTGTAATCTTTAAAGTGATTTTTTTCGCCGGCTTCTTCTGTTGAGCCACATTTTCGTCTATGTGTATATTCTTTTCCGTATTCAGGTCAAGCGGTCGCTCTTCAAATAAGGTCTGGCTTTTGATGGCTGCTGGCTGACCCAAATCTAAATCAAGCCagtcttcttcatcttcactGAATGATTCTTCATAAgacatttttttaaataaataatctAGGTGTTATCCTTTGCACATAAATTTTAAACACGTCCTATGTTTAAGCAaacaaaatccaaattccAACGGATTTTTTGCCCAAAATTAAATCAAACTTAGttaaaattatttacacaaatgaaaatttcaAGGCAGTTTCGCCAATTCTGTTCATATTCAAATATTTCCTTGCTTTTAGTGGTTTGTAATGGAGCCTCAAATTCAACACAGATGTTTCATTTTAACGAGATTTCAATCTCTTTCAACTTAATAATATAGAATCTAGCcatttgaaagaataataataaGACTCTTCAATAGTAGTTTTTTCAAATCTAAAGTCTGTTTTCTctcgcttttctttttattacatACGTTTTTATAACGAAATTCATAATCCTTCTGCGAAGTGGATGACACTACTGGATTGTGCTTGGTTTTGGAGACcataagaaaaagaaagtattaAAGAGCGAATTTTTTGTTAGTATTCGTTTAGTATTCCAAATATAGACCAgaaatttggaagaaatcaTCTAGCTGGATCAAGCGACTGCATTCCCATTAATCAATCTTGAAATTACAGAGAATTCGACACTGTACAAGTAGTGCAGAGTAACTGAACGTTGTTTACTACCAATTGAGATTTTGCAATGATGGGAGAATCTGGCTCATCTTCTGCTGACATTTTCATGAGCGATGGCTCTTCACCGAACTCTGAAACATGGGAAGACCGTTGTCGTAATATTCGATTAAACACGGCGTAAGTGATTTGCACTTAGGAGAGActaacattttcttttaatccAGGGACATCAACTTGTTAGTACTAGACTACTTGATCATTCAGGGAAATGAACAAGGAGCTCGTATTTTTGCAACTGAGGCTGGAATTGAAGATTACTTTATTCCAGGAAGTATCAGAGAGCGCATGGAAGTGTGTGAATTAATCCGACAAGGATCCATAAACTCGGCAATGTATCAGCTTAATGAATTAGATCCTGAGGTATGCCATTAATCACAGATGATTTGCTTCTAACTcatatttgaagattttggaCAAAAGTACTgagcttctttttgaacttttgCGCTTAAAGTTGATTGAACTTATTCGCGAAGCCATGAATCGAGAGGATGCTTCAGATGCTACGATCGAGAAATGCTTGGCATTTGCTACCGAGAATTTGGCTCCAATTGCTCCTTtgaatccttcttttctcaCTTCACTAGAGCTAACCATgtctttgctttgtttttcacCTACTTCTTATACACCAGCTTTAAAGAATGCGCTAGATCCTTCTCAACGTGAACGTGTTGCAAATTTGGCAAACCTGGCGATGCTCAAATCTCAAGGCCTGCCGAATGAATCTCGGCTTCTCGCCTTAGTCAATTTTGAGAGCTGGTGTAGAAAGCAAGCAGAGAAGCAGTCTATCCTTGCCCCTCCATTTGCTACAAGTCCTTAATGACTACCATTTGTTACGATTGTATGAATATATAAATTACAATGTTATCATGATCTTTCGATGGATTAACATCTGAAATAGCAAGTATATGAGTGTCAatataatgaattaaagctattaaaaaaagctgtctaaaaaaaaagggtaTAGAAAGATTAAATGATTGATGCTGTTTATTGCAAAAATTAGGCGtaaaattaattttgtttgctGCAACGAATATGCATATTCATTAATCAAATCGACGAAAATTAGTGAAAGTAAATTAGTCTGTcgataaataaaaaaggagtTTTTGGGAACCATTATCCTGACGGTTCTATCAATATTATCCACGATCGATACTCCATTCTCTTGGtataaaaaggaatcgTAACCAGCATATTTGAATACGTGATGGCCTGTAACTAGTGTAAGGCTAATTCGCTGTGtgcaaagcaaaagccAGATGTCTAGtgcaaaagaagattaCGTTTTTGGGAATTTCAATTAAATATCCAGcaaatcttttcaaatgggacataaataaaaacaactgAGACTTTACAAAAGGCAGTATGGTCTTCCAACTAATATTAGAAGCGATGTATCCAAAAAGTAATGAACGACTTTGTCGACTTTATCAAAATTTGTATAGTGGATCATTTCAATCATAGATGTGCAGTCTTTCATACTCCCTCTTTTATAGGTAATTTCACAGCTTCCAACGATAATACTAGAGGGATCCAAATTTCATAATCACCAACAACAAAGTCATCTCGTTCGTGAAAGCTTGCGTATTATCCATAAAACATAACCTAGTatatttgaaatttttttgccGTTGAGCTCagataaaaaaggaaaaaagatagTAGTACAGCTTAATATTCTATGCGTTGACATGAATGTACAACAAAAAGGAACGGTTGATGTAAACCACCAAACAAGTTTAGGTCCAAAGTGAAATTCTTCGGATCACATCCAAGTTTGACTTCAGGAAttgcatttcttcttcttaaTTTAGAAGTAATGGAATTGTAGAAACAAACAGAACGGCCAACTCCTTTAGATTATCCAAAGTAGACCAAACACTCAGGCTACCCTTAAGTATATTAGTCTGCAGACCTTTCCTGAATATTAGCAAGGGGAGTTGCGTCCCATTCACCAAGGTTCAGAGAAGAAGGGGAATTAGGAGCGCTTCTTCGGTTTAAAATAGACGCATAGCCCTCCGTTTTTCGACTCGGTACTGTGTGCAGACATTCTACTGGAGAAAACTGCCGTGACTCATTGTCGAAGGATGTACTTGGTACGGAGGAGAAAGTAGAACTTGCTGAAGTCCGAGTATGAAGTGCTAATCTTGGATTGCTCCCACTTGTATCCTCTTTGTATAAATGTAATGGGAAAGAAATAGAGGTAGATTCAGGCCGAATATTCAAAGAACGGGAACGACCAATATgaaaggatttttttctagGAAGCTGTCCTTTCGTAAATGTTCTCTCCGTAATCAATCTATTGGGTGTATGAACCTGATAATTACAATCCAAATCACTTGGTGATGGTACAATCTCTGTCTGTACAGGAAGCCGATGATGATTattgttttggaagaaggtAATAGAAGATGGGCTTGAATGACTGGAAGGAGGAgtatttttggaaaacaggGTTTTTACACGATTACTGAACCGACGCGCATATTGGGTAAGCCTTCCTTTAGGAGGCTCTGGAGCAGCTCGTGTTGGATGCAAATCGCTGGGAAAATCAGAAACTGAATAACTTGGCACATGTCTTGATCTCCTTGGCTTTTCAGGCCCAAAGTCTTGACTCagtcttttccaaaaactgCTCTTTTTACGATTCAAAGACACGCCATCTTCAGGGAAATTCTCAGGGaacattcaaaaagaaaagaaaatgatgatAATTATGTACTTTACCTCTACGAAAGAAATTGACGAAATCCCTAAACCATAAACAAGCGTTTAAAGGGAAATacttaatgaaaaagaaaaatcaaataaaaagaaagaaacaaaaagcaaaatagtaaaacaaaaaagcagaaaccaaaaaggGCTTTTCCtagtgaaaagaaaacacgaacaaaagaaggacgaaatgttttcaaatcaGATAATCAAAATTAAAGAGGTTATTGGTTTGACATGAAGTGTTAAGATACCGCTTTCACTTGGATTTATTTGTTGTCAATACAAATATTGAAAACGTATGGTTAAATGAAAGTGAAATGGACTGTGACCTGTTAGGATAACAACGATTGTTTACCACGAAGAGAAATCATAGAAGCATATCCAAAGTTGAGATACAGGCACAAAGcataaagaaataatcaAGGCATATAAGCATATGCttaaacaaataaagagaGTGAGAATCGATTAAGTGATTAGCTATAATAAAAAGTCTAGAAAGCTTaaagagaaatttgaaagataagaagaaaaggatataacttagaaaatgaataacGAAAAGAGTGAGAGGAAGGAAATTGTGTTCAGAATTCTCGAAAACTGAACCTTTTTCCCCGTTTTTATTCGGTACTAGCAATctgaaaagaatggttAGCTGTTTACATGGTagaaaccaagaaaacGTACTTTGGATGCAAATTGAGTCCACTCAACGATACCCTTGTACCATTGGTTTTGCTCGATAGATGTGGATACATCACGATCCCAAATTTTGAATTGCGAGAAAGTTGATGATGTCTGACAATGCTCTTCGGAAACACTTGCTTCATCCTCGTTGTTGTCTAGTTCATTGCCAGCGTAGAACTGATCTGCCCTGTCCGGTAATGGAAAATGGACACATTCACCCATATAACCTTCAGGCAGCTCTAGTGTTCTTCCATTCAGTTCTCTACCTCGAAAATAAGCCAAATCAGTATTCCTAGAGCCGtccttttttgaaattttgtcGTGAAAAAACTCAGAAACTGAAGCTGGTCCatcaaaatcaataaaacaCGGCATTAAGGacactttttcttccagttttccttcatttttgttttgaatttggaTTATGGGTTTCTTCATCTCTTAAGGATATGTCTCGAACgtgattttattttggttCTGGGAACGCTCCATTCGATAATAAATAGGACAGAAGGTCATTGAGAACAGAGGGAAAAAGTATGAAGTTTTTTTGGTACGTTTTTCATTGCAAACGgttattttgaaattttttccGTTGGAATGTACTATAAACGAAAATTGAATGGCATGATGGACAAtttcaaaggaaattaTTTCGCACCCACGCTGATGATTGTTTATGACACAAATTTTACCAATTTTActgctttctttgatttaaataaaaaatagtGACTATCCATTCATTGTGACAATTATAGACACATCACTTTTAAACAATTTGAGGAACTATGGAAATGAACTCGGCATGATCACTATTGTTTTctgtataaaaaagataaaacaTAAATGCTTGCTGTTACGAGCAAACTACCTCTAAATTAAGCATCGTAAAAAACATATGGATAATTTCCGGTCATCAACCAGAgtggtttttcttcaacaaatGAGGCTTCCTCTCAAGTAGATCTAAAATAAGCTCGGAATATAATGAGTTTGCCCAAGAAAACCATGATCTTGTATAACGTGCAAAAGAAGTGATATCGACAGACTCGTGCATTAAACCAAGAGAATTGGTAGAATGCTTAATTgtatttaataaagaacGAATTTCATCGTCATCGTCGGAAGTGAAAGCTTGAACAATAAGACTCATAGGCCAAACGTTGCGTAAACCAATATGGGGGCCGCCAATGCCGGAAATGACAGTACCTTTTAGGAAATATGGGTTTCCCTCTGGGctcaaaatcattttccttgtatTCAGGTAAACAGGGTCGTCGCGTTCGACGTAGCCGAGATAAGGCAACgaaagaagagaaggaatGTTGGCATCATCCATGAAAATAGCACTTCCGTAGCCATCTACTTCATAAGCATatacttttccaaatttggGGTGATCGACAATTCCGTGTTCCCGGATTCCGTTTGAGATTCTTCTGGCCCAAGACATGGCAAGTTTGGCTAAATCAGCGTGACCCGCAGCTTGAAGCATCTCGTGGAGATGAGAAAGCTCGACGACCATCATGGCATTTGCTGGTATAAGATACTGGAGAATGCTTGTATCGTCGGAAGGACGAAAAGCGGTTCGAATGAGCGAAGAGTTTTTGTTGAGGGGAAAACCACGACCAGAAAGACCGAGTGTTTCGGTTCCTGAATCGGTTTGACGAAGGAAGGTGTAGACGGGGTTTTTGGGAAAGCCAGTATCCT
This window harbors:
- the rhp41 gene encoding DNA repair protein Rhp41 translates to MSYEESFSEDEEDWLDLDLGQPAAIKSQTLFEERPLDLNTEKNIHIDENVAQQKKPAKKITLKITAADRKIRLQIHQMHLLCLTYHLCIRNSWCNDKILKNLARLVPPGVKASLHCSSQKSQMIRNKSFLQALVVLTEIWKRQFKLIRNGLRKPWYGALQNDTLSYEPVSKEDFLRAAKSLEGDRDIGSQLFVSLLRCLDVPTRLVFSLQTLSFRFVGASAEGQSPQISTDSSPQDSLEYLFSPNASPADSTASKRRRTLKPSFSSSSVVRASPGFHQPQLIDSSKPVFWAEVFNTSMQKWVCIDPFGDASSVGKPSRFEPSTSDSLNQMTYVFAVDSGGYLKDVTRRYTSRYYRIMRNRLEIVPFGSDWLNMFLSKLKKPQDVYMDSDAIEDAELLRLEQAEGIPKNIQDLKDHPVFAIERHLRKNEVIEPKKSCGRISTNKGVELVYPRKYVKLVFSADRWYRKGRIVKPRVQPLKYVKDKTKGTIPLYGEDQTDLYTPKPVVADIVPKNTYGNIDLYTSNMLPYGAYHSTHAFAEKSAKLLEIDYARAVTSFDFHKRMSRPHYDGIVVSKKFKEALLQVAGGIEWMQEEENYKQDFKMGVQLWKRMLSGLRIRQRIMEEYG
- the exg2 gene encoding cell wall glucan glucosidase Exg2; amino-acid sequence: MDDVMNTESAESLKNPDDDFSVPRSTKSYSKKTIVIFATMVCLMSVIVCLVVFLPIIFFLIIPSARLQGEHLASRKNVSSPISVKSDEADNQIDTVDNIVPIPEYARRTLLDPTIWLDKTDFNTTFTEGMVGNLSVMGLYDTYDDTVQANPSVPPLNKPFPYGEVPIRGVNLGGWLSMEPFITPSFFRVNNGTHNILRDELSLHEYLRENASRVIEEHYSTFVTKRTLEEVREAGLDHVRITFPYWILHEDSNATSVSGIGWRYLLRVIEWARSQGLRVNLDLHAAPGNQNSWNHGGYLNQLNWLVGPEGNQNANRTLKIHEQLSTFFSQERYRNVVTIYGLLNEPNSFVIDRKLINDWHKKAYKIVRSANPRALISVGDGFRGPGDWEEEFDPFHFPNVLIDAHRYTIFNDFLIGLPYKNKLNIVCNSWREEVEQKAKLPTIVGEWSLADTDCAEFLNNVGEGARWDGTFSPSGNLQCCPSQKDCTCSFANADPGSYSKEYREELYNFATAQMETFDKTWGWFYWNWDTENATQWSYKKSRAAGLLPELAYSTDRAFNCSMLKTSFTST
- the rnh203 gene encoding ribonuclease H2 complex subunit Rnh203, with translation MKKPIIQIQNKNEGKLEEKVSLMPCFIDFDGPASVSEFFHDKISKKDGSRNTDLAYFRGRELNGRTLELPEGYMGECVHFPLPDRADQFYAGNELDNNEDEASVSEEHCQTSSTFSQFKIWDRDVSTSIEQNQWYKGIVEWTQFASKVRFLGFYHVNS
- the mug157 gene encoding alpha-mannosidase GH125 family Mug157 → MIAFWSLFLFFSVSLANSFDFAWKSCPNFKDFSTRKHFPFAGSLKLPFQRPVQACRTFHSKAVEQTIDDVKSRLADEDLARLFENCMPNTLDTTIRWHSDHSDHPQTLVITGDIPAEWIRDSANQLAPYLPLVKSDRPLSSLILGAIQTQAEMLIQFPYCNAFQPPKQSHIGGNDNGQSDRVTPAYDPQVVFECKYELDSLAAFLKLSYNYWLYSKDSSIFSAKWVSTIQVIFRVLEEQSTPTFDEDTGFPKNPVYTFLRQTDSGTETLGLSGRGFPLNKNSSLIRTAFRPSDDTSILQYLIPANAMMVVELSHLHEMLQAAGHADLAKLAMSWARRISNGIREHGIVDHPKFGKVYAYEVDGYGSAIFMDDANIPSLLSLPYLGYVERDDPVYLNTRKMILSPEGNPYFLKGTVISGIGGPHIGLRNVWPMSLIVQAFTSDDDDEIRSLLNTIKHSTNSLGLMHESVDITSFARYTRSWFSWANSLYSELILDLLERKPHLLKKNHSG
- the gid8 gene encoding GID complex subunit Gid8 encodes the protein MMGESGSSSADIFMSDGSSPNSETWEDRCRNIRLNTADINLLVLDYLIIQGNEQGARIFATEAGIEDYFIPGSIRERMEVCELIRQGSINSAMYQLNELDPEILDKSTELLFELLRLKLIELIREAMNREDASDATIEKCLAFATENLAPIAPLNPSFLTSLELTMSLLCFSPTSYTPALKNALDPSQRERVANLANLAMLKSQGLPNESRLLALVNFESWCRKQAEKQSILAPPFATSP
- a CDS encoding Rac GTPase binding, producing MFPENFPEDGVSLNRKKSSFWKRLSQDFGPEKPRRSRHVPSYSVSDFPSDLHPTRAAPEPPKGRLTQYARRFSNRVKTLFSKNTPPSSHSSPSSITFFQNNNHHRLPVQTEIVPSPSDLDCNYQVHTPNRLITERTFTKGQLPRKKSFHIGRSRSLNIRPESTSISFPLHLYKEDTSGSNPRLALHTRTSASSTFSSVPSTSFDNESRQFSPVECLHTVPSRKTEGYASILNRRSAPNSPSSLNLGEWDATPLANIQERSAD